The Hyla sarda isolate aHylSar1 chromosome 3, aHylSar1.hap1, whole genome shotgun sequence genome contains the following window.
ccaatattcacgattttggacattatgggtatcagcaattaccttgccgataatccgataatgcaccgcaccaccgccccggccagagaccgccgccccattgcctcccccatgcccggttttataattaccttgtTCCAGGGCCCGGGCTCCCCACTACTTCTGGCCCCTgcagcgtcctgtgttacgctgtgcgctgcgcaatgacgagtgacgtcctcaacgcgacgtcacagtcagtgcgcacagtgacagctcaggaggacgccgcaggagccagaagaagtGCGGACccggggaacaggtaattataaaaccaggaatgggggaggcaatggggcagcggcggtctctggccagggcggtATGGTGAGGGTTGCGGtgcagtggtggtggtgggggggtgggTGTGGTCACAGTGACAGAACTCAGGAGGACCCctggaaaggcagggagagagaagcgggtggcggcagcggtctctggcaccgcaaaatccgctgcagtctattgatttaaagcacccgctttaaatcaatgatctgcagcggtgtcaccgggggggataaatagccgataacttataccggaatatcggtataagttaacggctatcggccctaacctccacagagtatcggtatcagccctgaaaaatcgatatcggtcgatccctagttttgggtatggggaaaaaactgacaattatgctacaggatgcaaaacagacacaaccagatgcatcttttagcatacggttttcaatgcatacggttttcaagtcaatgcatacggttttcaatacggtttcatacggttttcaaattgaaaacgtatatggtaactgtattgcaaaaacgtgatgtgaacccagcctaagtaaatTACAATTATGCTTGTATTGGTATGCACTTTAATAGACAGAAAGTTTTACATAatgtcagtgcccatttaagccaccTTGCTATAGCAATATTCATAGTACAATTTTATTGGAACAAGAGTAGATGGATAAACAGATGGCTGGAAAGATAAGTGTgaagtagggctgcacgatatggggaaaatgtgcaattGCGATTTTGGgcgtaaatattgcgatttcgatatgcgatgcaatttaataaaaaaaaaaaatggtgaaatcccccccatttcatgtccaatcgcctccatttcacatctacctacccattttatgcccaccgcctatttcacatctcccccttgtcacttACTCCCCCCGGTCACATCCAccacccttgtcacatcccccccttgtcacattcctcccccctccccctcaccttgtcacatcccccccttgtcacattcctcctcccccccccccccccccccccccccgtcacatccttgtattcttgtactgcagcaatacattgGGTATCCCGGGCGGATTTCATATCTTCCGCGGGACCcaggaaacctagtgtattgctgcagtacaagacctttctccatcagccaatcactggcttgacacgtgacaccactgctgccagtgattggctgaaaagggtgtactaagaagagaggaaactccgGAGCGAACGGAGACGAATCTTCTGGgatcgggactaggtgagcagaagtttttttttatttttctcactgcgcccttagctcagtgtttttctagcagggtgcctccagctgttgtgaaacaactactcccagcatgcccggacagcctttgccggtcagggcatgcttaaagttgtagttttgcaacaactggaggccccctggttgggaaacactgacatttagtatttaaaatagtttttacgggagccggcccgagcagataatcgcatgttttcccgaggggccgtatcgctatatcgcaaaaagcagtTTTCATAAAGGTGGCTATAAGCTGCAAAGCACTTTCCCTGTCTGCAACAATCTCTGGTTTAGTAACTTTATTGGCTTATTTTATACTTATTTTACTGTTAGACTTTAGGAGGTAAATGAGAGGTGGACTGAGGAATATTCTTCATTTCTACATGGATGTCCACCACAGATGCTGAGGCTCAGGTAGAACTTCGGCTTTTGACTAATATTTGGACTGACTGATCAGAACTTTCCACTACAtataaataaaagaagtgatctgattggttgctatgggcaactgccccactgatcctctgcacaggtttggataaattccCCCATTATATTTCTGTTTAATCTGGAAAAGTTCTCTGTCCATTCATGGTATTGGAGATATTGTGCAGCTGGAGGGAAGCAACATGGCCACCAGGCTGTGGTGATGTCACATTCTAAATGACATCACAAAGAACCAGAAGCAATGAAACCCCTGCGCACAGACATTTCAGCACCTTTGGAGTCTTTACTTAGCGGTGAAGACTTCAATTCACTTAGGAAGGGCGAGCTAAATCATATATTTGGCGTTTACTTCCtgctttgtgtttttttatttttattttatttactttattacaTCCGGGCTAAAACCACCTGAGTCTAGAGAGGGAGGACCTACCTCCATCCCGGGACCCATGGGTTCCCGGGAGGTGCGCGGCATGAATGCCGGCAATATCGCATGGCTGCAGCGTCCAGAAAATGCGGGTGAGTAATATTATTAAGAGACCATTTTAGCTTATGCTTTATATCAATATTATAACAAAATGTAATTTTCTTAATTCTTCTTCATATATTTGTTCTCATTTAGGCCAGACTATTCGCCGGGAACGGCTAAGATCTGATCAGCGTAGAAGGGCGGAGAGGATGCAGGCCAGGGCTGATCTTCAGCGGGAAAGACCATTGGGAGGAAGGGAGAGAGGCCGCCCCCTAGTGAGACCACCACCAGCTGAGGGCAACCATGAGCGAGAGTGGCCCCCCCAGATACCAGCCGACAGGCCCAGCAGGAGGGAGACCATTCAAAACCTGCCCAGACGTCCAGCAAGACCTGAGGAGATGTGTGCCATCTGTCTGGCAGAGTATGAAGAGGGAGAAGTGGTCACTGTCATTACATGCGAGCACCAGTTCCATCACCCGTGCATCGCCCGGTGGCTACTAACAAAATCCCACTGCCCCCTGTGCCGAGAACGCTGTTTCCCTCGTAGGagataagcaaaaaataaattaattaacaaCTTAATTACTGAAGTAGTTCTTTAAGACAAGTATTCATGTGTATGTGGAGATTTGGAGAGAATGCAGTTGGCCGACAGCTATCAGAAATGTACCACCAGCTTAGGCCTGTGTCAGGGAAGAGGTAAAATAGAACCTTTATGGGGGTACAAGCCTTGGGAGGGAGATTCCTATGAtaatgctgtgtgtactggttgtACTAGCCTCCTCTGACCAGCACCATAGaagcaattaccgtatttatcggcgtataacaagcactttttaggcaaaaatttttagcctaaagtctacctgcgtgttatacgccgataagccgctgcagttcaatgatttaaagcgggcgctataAATCAatcaactgcagcggctttgcaggtgcagagacagccagcgctgccggcttctctgcccctgcctgcccttgggtctagagccctgctgctggcccttctctccccctgactatcggtgccggcgccccattgcatccattgccggcgccgctgccctgttgcctccccccatccccggttgcataattacctgttgccggggtcgggtccgcgcttcttcaggcctccggtgtgcgtccactgcgtcattgctatgcgctgcgcggcaCATGACGTCAATGCGctgcgcagtgcatagcaacgacgcaggggatgcacatcggaggcctgaagcagcgcggacccgaccccggcaacaggtaattacacACACTGCAAAAGTTCACACACTGCAAAATTTGCTAATGTATTTTTATTGCACGGATTGTAATTTTTTGATCTCGCTGAAGATTTTCGTCCAAAAATCAGCACATAAAATACTTAGCCAAATGTTTCgatatgtgaatccagcctaaaagaTGCGCTAGCAATAACCACATGGCAAAACTGCAGTAATTTTGCCATTCTGAAACGCATGTGGTTTTCAAACGCATTTTGAGTTTCATACAcaacagaactgcaaaaaaaaactataggaACACAGACTAAGTAAACACGACAGATAAGGTTTGATAAAGAAACTGGCAGCCAACACACCATCAATACTATCAGCTGAACAGTTATCTCACTCGACAccaagtctcccccccccccccccacacgcacacacacacgaaCATTCAGCTTGGTCGACCATTCATGTGTTCTAAAGAGAGGTAGAGGGTAAGCTCCTGCC
Protein-coding sequences here:
- the LOC130362869 gene encoding uncharacterized protein LOC130362869, yielding MGSREVRGMNAGNIAWLQRPENAGQTIRRERLRSDQRRRAERMQARADLQRERPLGGRERGRPLVRPPPAEGNHEREWPPQIPADRPSRRETIQNLPRRPARPEEMCAICLAEYEEGEVVTVITCEHQFHHPCIARWLLTKSHCPLCRERCFPRRR